TGTGTCAAACTAATAGTGTAATTAGAGACTTAGGGCTTAGGAATTAATGCTTAAGAAACCTTAGTCCTCACTTATGAAGCTCTCGTTAGGGAATGGTAATTCAAGGTTTACTGTCTCCTGATTCACTTTACCAACTACATTCCAACACTCTTCAAGTGTTACCCAACCTATTAGCCCTTCTTCAGATGAAGGCGTTTCTAGTACTTTAGAGAAGCTTTTTACCTCGTAGCCAAACTCAGTAGTATCCTTAAAGTTTACTGGTATTGAGGTTAAACAATCGCTCTTCTTCTCTTTTTTCTGAAGTTTAACTTCTTCTACTTCAACTCTCATTATTCCCCATCTCTTCTTTCCAATCCTTATCCACTCTGGTGGAATGAAGCCCTTCTTGCTTACCATATATGTTACGAACTCACTCTCTGGCATGAATGCGGTATAACTCGTTAATCTTGGAAAGACATTTTTTGTTTTCCCTCTAAGTAACCAGTAAGTCCAGCTTTCAGAAGACATTAAGAACGAGGACGTTATTATCTTTTTAGGTATTGCCGGATAAATGTAAAAGCCTTTCCCTTTTTTAGCCTCTTCAATTACAGCCTTCACACTGGTATAATTTAATTCAGTTTCACCACCTCTCTCAGTATAATTAGCTAAATGCATGGAAGGAATTACGAAATAGGCTTCTGAGCTTTTGCCTATTATACCATATATTAGGGGGTAATTGTGAATGTAAGGTAAGGGCGTAATGTAAGAACCTAAAGGGTCACCTTGAATTATTGCTGGTCTAACCTCAGAGGAAAAAATGAGAATACCTTCAACCTTAAGAGTGACTTTGTAAATCATCTACTTA
The nucleotide sequence above comes from Sulfolobus tengchongensis. Encoded proteins:
- a CDS encoding type I-D CRISPR-associated protein Csc1; translated protein: MIYKVTLKVEGILIFSSEVRPAIIQGDPLGSYITPLPYIHNYPLIYGIIGKSSEAYFVIPSMHLANYTERGGETELNYTSVKAVIEEAKKGKGFYIYPAIPKKIITSSFLMSSESWTYWLLRGKTKNVFPRLTSYTAFMPESEFVTYMVSKKGFIPPEWIRIGKKRWGIMRVEVEEVKLQKKEKKSDCLTSIPVNFKDTTEFGYEVKSFSKVLETPSSEEGLIGWVTLEECWNVVGKVNQETVNLELPFPNESFISED